A section of the Pan paniscus chromosome 11, NHGRI_mPanPan1-v2.0_pri, whole genome shotgun sequence genome encodes:
- the GALT gene encoding galactose-1-phosphate uridylyltransferase isoform X7, with amino-acid sequence MSRSGTDPQQRQQASEADAAAATFRANDHQHIRYNPLQDEWVLVSAHRMKRPWQGQVEPQLLKTVPRHDPLNPLCPGAIRANGEVNPQYDSTFLFDNDFPALQPDAPSPGPSDHPLFQAKSARGVCKVMCFHPWSDVTLPLMSVPEIRAVVDAWASVTEELGAQYPWVQIFENKGAMMGCSNPHPHCQERLVLTSEHWLVLVPFWATWPYQTLLLPRRHVRRLPELTPAERDDLASIMKKLLTKYDNLFETSFPYSMGWHGAPTGSEAGANWDHWQLHAHYYPPLLRSATVRKFMVGYEMLAQAQRDLTPEQAAERLRALPEVHYRLGQKDRETATIA; translated from the exons ATGTCGCGCAGTGGAACCGATCCTCAGCAACGCCAGCAGGCGTCAGAGGCGGACGCCGCAGCAGCAACCTTCCGGGCAAACG ACCATCAGCATATCCGCTACAACCCGCTGCAGGATGAGTGGGTGCTGGTGTCAGCTCACCGCATGAAGCGGCCCTGGCAGGGTCAAGTGGAGCCCCAGCTTCTGAAGACAGTGCCCCGCCATGACCCCCTCAACCCTCTGTGTCCTGGGGCCATCCGAGCCAACGGAGAG GTGAATCCCCAGTACGATAGCACCTTCCTGTTTGACAACGACTTCCCAGCTCTGCAGCCTGATGCCCCCAGTCCAG GACCCAGTGATCATCCCCTTTTCCAAGCAAAGTCTGCTCGAGGAGTCTG TAAGGTCATGTGCTTCCACCCCTGGTCGGATGTAACGCTGCCACTCATGTCGGTCCCTGAGATCCGGGCTGTTGTTGATGCATGGGCCTCAGTCACAGAGGAGCTGGGTGCCCAGTACCCTTGGGTGCAG ATCTTTGAAAACAAAGGTGCCATGATGGGCTGTTctaacccccacccccactgccag GAACGTCTGGTCCTAACCAGTGAGCACTGGTTAGTACTGGTCCCCTTCTGGGCAACATGGCCCTACCAGACACTGCTGCTGCCCCGTCGGCATGTGCGGCGGCTACCTGAGCTGACCCCTGCTGAGCGTGATg ATCTAGCCTCCATCATGAAGAAGCTCTTGACCAAGTATGACAACCTGTTTGAGACGTCCTTTCCCTACTCCATGGGCTGGCATG GGGCTCCCACAGGATCAGAGGCTGGGGCCAACTGGGACCACTGGCAGCTGCACGCTCATTACTACCCTCCGCTCCTGCGCTCTGCCACTGTCCGGAAATTCATGGTTGGCTACGAAATGCTTGCTCAGGCTCAGAGGGACCTCACCCCTGAGCAG gctgcagagagactAAGGGCACTTCCTGAGGTTCATTACCGCCTGGGGCAGAAGGACAGGGAGACAGCAACCATCGCCTGA
- the GALT gene encoding galactose-1-phosphate uridylyltransferase isoform X6: protein MKRPWQGQVEPQLLKTVPRHDPLNPLCPGAIRANGEVNPQYDSTFLFDNDFPALQPDAPSPELETQHWGSALPVAQPSPTSRLSFLPSPPSKVMCFHPWSDVTLPLMSVPEIRAVVDAWASVTEELGAQYPWVQIFENKGAMMGCSNPHPHCQVWASSFLPDIAQREERSQQAYKSQHGEPLLMEYSRQELLRKERLVLTSEHWLVLVPFWATWPYQTLLLPRRHVRRLPELTPAERDDLASIMKKLLTKYDNLFETSFPYSMGWHGAPTGSEAGANWDHWQLHAHYYPPLLRSATVRKFMVGYEMLAQAQRDLTPEQAAERLRALPEVHYRLGQKDRETATIA from the exons ATGAAGCGGCCCTGGCAGGGTCAAGTGGAGCCCCAGCTTCTGAAGACAGTGCCCCGCCATGACCCCCTCAACCCTCTGTGTCCTGGGGCCATCCGAGCCAACGGAGAG GTGAATCCCCAGTACGATAGCACCTTCCTGTTTGACAACGACTTCCCAGCTCTGCAGCCTGATGCCCCCAGTCCAG AGTTGGAGACTCAGCATTGGGGTTCGGCCCTGCCCGTAGCACAGCCAAGCCCTACCTCTCGGTTATCTTTTCTCCCGTCACCACCCAGTAAGGTCATGTGCTTCCACCCCTGGTCGGATGTAACGCTGCCACTCATGTCGGTCCCTGAGATCCGGGCTGTTGTTGATGCATGGGCCTCAGTCACAGAGGAGCTGGGTGCCCAGTACCCTTGGGTGCAG ATCTTTGAAAACAAAGGTGCCATGATGGGCTGTTctaacccccacccccactgccag GTATGGGCCAGCAGTTTCCTGCCAGATATTGCCCAGCGTGAGGAGCGATCTCAGCAGGCCTATAAGAGTCAGCATGGAGAGCCCCTGCTAATGGAGTACAGCCGCCAGGAGCTACTCAGGAAG GAACGTCTGGTCCTAACCAGTGAGCACTGGTTAGTACTGGTCCCCTTCTGGGCAACATGGCCCTACCAGACACTGCTGCTGCCCCGTCGGCATGTGCGGCGGCTACCTGAGCTGACCCCTGCTGAGCGTGATg ATCTAGCCTCCATCATGAAGAAGCTCTTGACCAAGTATGACAACCTGTTTGAGACGTCCTTTCCCTACTCCATGGGCTGGCATG GGGCTCCCACAGGATCAGAGGCTGGGGCCAACTGGGACCACTGGCAGCTGCACGCTCATTACTACCCTCCGCTCCTGCGCTCTGCCACTGTCCGGAAATTCATGGTTGGCTACGAAATGCTTGCTCAGGCTCAGAGGGACCTCACCCCTGAGCAG gctgcagagagactAAGGGCACTTCCTGAGGTTCATTACCGCCTGGGGCAGAAGGACAGGGAGACAGCAACCATCGCCTGA
- the GALT gene encoding galactose-1-phosphate uridylyltransferase isoform X8: MTPSTLCVLGPSEPTESKVMCFHPWSDVTLPLMSVPEIRAVVDAWASVTEELGAQYPWVQIFENKGAMMGCSNPHPHCQVWASSFLPDIAQREERSQQAYKSQHGEPLLMEYSRQELLRKERLVLTSEHWLVLVPFWATWPYQTLLLPRRHVRRLPELTPAERDDLASIMKKLLTKYDNLFETSFPYSMGWHGAPTGSEAGANWDHWQLHAHYYPPLLRSATVRKFMVGYEMLAQAQRDLTPEQAAERLRALPEVHYRLGQKDRETATIA; encoded by the exons ATGACCCCCTCAACCCTCTGTGTCCTGGGGCCATCCGAGCCAACGGAGAG TAAGGTCATGTGCTTCCACCCCTGGTCGGATGTAACGCTGCCACTCATGTCGGTCCCTGAGATCCGGGCTGTTGTTGATGCATGGGCCTCAGTCACAGAGGAGCTGGGTGCCCAGTACCCTTGGGTGCAG ATCTTTGAAAACAAAGGTGCCATGATGGGCTGTTctaacccccacccccactgccag GTATGGGCCAGCAGTTTCCTGCCAGATATTGCCCAGCGTGAGGAGCGATCTCAGCAGGCCTATAAGAGTCAGCATGGAGAGCCCCTGCTAATGGAGTACAGCCGCCAGGAGCTACTCAGGAAG GAACGTCTGGTCCTAACCAGTGAGCACTGGTTAGTACTGGTCCCCTTCTGGGCAACATGGCCCTACCAGACACTGCTGCTGCCCCGTCGGCATGTGCGGCGGCTACCTGAGCTGACCCCTGCTGAGCGTGATg ATCTAGCCTCCATCATGAAGAAGCTCTTGACCAAGTATGACAACCTGTTTGAGACGTCCTTTCCCTACTCCATGGGCTGGCATG GGGCTCCCACAGGATCAGAGGCTGGGGCCAACTGGGACCACTGGCAGCTGCACGCTCATTACTACCCTCCGCTCCTGCGCTCTGCCACTGTCCGGAAATTCATGGTTGGCTACGAAATGCTTGCTCAGGCTCAGAGGGACCTCACCCCTGAGCAG gctgcagagagactAAGGGCACTTCCTGAGGTTCATTACCGCCTGGGGCAGAAGGACAGGGAGACAGCAACCATCGCCTGA
- the GALT gene encoding galactose-1-phosphate uridylyltransferase isoform X3 has product MSRSGTDPQQRQQASEADAAAATFRANDHQHIRYNPLQDEWVLVSAHRMKRPWQGQVEPQLLKTVPRHDPLNPLCPGAIRANGEVNPQYDSTFLFDNDFPALQPDAPSPELETQHWGSALPVAQPSPTSRLSFLPSPPSKVMCFHPWSDVTLPLMSVPEIRAVVDAWASVTEELGAQYPWVQIFENKGAMMGCSNPHPHCQVWASSFLPDIAQREERSQQAYKSQHGEPLLMEYSRQELLRKERLVLTSEHWLVLVPFWATWPYQTLLLPRRHVRRLPELTPAERDGAPTGSEAGANWDHWQLHAHYYPPLLRSATVRKFMVGYEMLAQAQRDLTPEQAAERLRALPEVHYRLGQKDRETATIA; this is encoded by the exons ATGTCGCGCAGTGGAACCGATCCTCAGCAACGCCAGCAGGCGTCAGAGGCGGACGCCGCAGCAGCAACCTTCCGGGCAAACG ACCATCAGCATATCCGCTACAACCCGCTGCAGGATGAGTGGGTGCTGGTGTCAGCTCACCGCATGAAGCGGCCCTGGCAGGGTCAAGTGGAGCCCCAGCTTCTGAAGACAGTGCCCCGCCATGACCCCCTCAACCCTCTGTGTCCTGGGGCCATCCGAGCCAACGGAGAG GTGAATCCCCAGTACGATAGCACCTTCCTGTTTGACAACGACTTCCCAGCTCTGCAGCCTGATGCCCCCAGTCCAG AGTTGGAGACTCAGCATTGGGGTTCGGCCCTGCCCGTAGCACAGCCAAGCCCTACCTCTCGGTTATCTTTTCTCCCGTCACCACCCAGTAAGGTCATGTGCTTCCACCCCTGGTCGGATGTAACGCTGCCACTCATGTCGGTCCCTGAGATCCGGGCTGTTGTTGATGCATGGGCCTCAGTCACAGAGGAGCTGGGTGCCCAGTACCCTTGGGTGCAG ATCTTTGAAAACAAAGGTGCCATGATGGGCTGTTctaacccccacccccactgccag GTATGGGCCAGCAGTTTCCTGCCAGATATTGCCCAGCGTGAGGAGCGATCTCAGCAGGCCTATAAGAGTCAGCATGGAGAGCCCCTGCTAATGGAGTACAGCCGCCAGGAGCTACTCAGGAAG GAACGTCTGGTCCTAACCAGTGAGCACTGGTTAGTACTGGTCCCCTTCTGGGCAACATGGCCCTACCAGACACTGCTGCTGCCCCGTCGGCATGTGCGGCGGCTACCTGAGCTGACCCCTGCTGAGCGTGATg GGGCTCCCACAGGATCAGAGGCTGGGGCCAACTGGGACCACTGGCAGCTGCACGCTCATTACTACCCTCCGCTCCTGCGCTCTGCCACTGTCCGGAAATTCATGGTTGGCTACGAAATGCTTGCTCAGGCTCAGAGGGACCTCACCCCTGAGCAG gctgcagagagactAAGGGCACTTCCTGAGGTTCATTACCGCCTGGGGCAGAAGGACAGGGAGACAGCAACCATCGCCTGA
- the GALT gene encoding galactose-1-phosphate uridylyltransferase isoform X4 produces MSRSGTDPQQRQQASEADAAAATFRANDHQHIRYNPLQDEWVLVSAHRMKRPWQGQVEPQLLKTVPRHDPLNPLCPGAIRANGEVNPQYDSTFLFDNDFPALQPDAPSPGPSDHPLFQAKSARGVCKVMCFHPWSDVTLPLMSVPEIRAVVDAWASVTEELGAQYPWVQIFENKGAMMGCSNPHPHCQVWASSFLPDIAQREERSQQAYKSQHGEPLLMEYSRQELLRKERLVLTSEHWLVLVPFWATWPYQTLLLPRRHVRRLPELTPAERDGAPTGSEAGANWDHWQLHAHYYPPLLRSATVRKFMVGYEMLAQAQRDLTPEQAAERLRALPEVHYRLGQKDRETATIA; encoded by the exons ATGTCGCGCAGTGGAACCGATCCTCAGCAACGCCAGCAGGCGTCAGAGGCGGACGCCGCAGCAGCAACCTTCCGGGCAAACG ACCATCAGCATATCCGCTACAACCCGCTGCAGGATGAGTGGGTGCTGGTGTCAGCTCACCGCATGAAGCGGCCCTGGCAGGGTCAAGTGGAGCCCCAGCTTCTGAAGACAGTGCCCCGCCATGACCCCCTCAACCCTCTGTGTCCTGGGGCCATCCGAGCCAACGGAGAG GTGAATCCCCAGTACGATAGCACCTTCCTGTTTGACAACGACTTCCCAGCTCTGCAGCCTGATGCCCCCAGTCCAG GACCCAGTGATCATCCCCTTTTCCAAGCAAAGTCTGCTCGAGGAGTCTG TAAGGTCATGTGCTTCCACCCCTGGTCGGATGTAACGCTGCCACTCATGTCGGTCCCTGAGATCCGGGCTGTTGTTGATGCATGGGCCTCAGTCACAGAGGAGCTGGGTGCCCAGTACCCTTGGGTGCAG ATCTTTGAAAACAAAGGTGCCATGATGGGCTGTTctaacccccacccccactgccag GTATGGGCCAGCAGTTTCCTGCCAGATATTGCCCAGCGTGAGGAGCGATCTCAGCAGGCCTATAAGAGTCAGCATGGAGAGCCCCTGCTAATGGAGTACAGCCGCCAGGAGCTACTCAGGAAG GAACGTCTGGTCCTAACCAGTGAGCACTGGTTAGTACTGGTCCCCTTCTGGGCAACATGGCCCTACCAGACACTGCTGCTGCCCCGTCGGCATGTGCGGCGGCTACCTGAGCTGACCCCTGCTGAGCGTGATg GGGCTCCCACAGGATCAGAGGCTGGGGCCAACTGGGACCACTGGCAGCTGCACGCTCATTACTACCCTCCGCTCCTGCGCTCTGCCACTGTCCGGAAATTCATGGTTGGCTACGAAATGCTTGCTCAGGCTCAGAGGGACCTCACCCCTGAGCAG gctgcagagagactAAGGGCACTTCCTGAGGTTCATTACCGCCTGGGGCAGAAGGACAGGGAGACAGCAACCATCGCCTGA
- the GALT gene encoding galactose-1-phosphate uridylyltransferase isoform X1 has protein sequence MSRSGTDPQQRQQASEADAAAATFRANDHQHIRYNPLQDEWVLVSAHRMKRPWQGQVEPQLLKTVPRHDPLNPLCPGAIRANGEVNPQYDSTFLFDNDFPALQPDAPSPELETQHWGSALPVAQPSPTSRLSFLPSPPSKVMCFHPWSDVTLPLMSVPEIRAVVDAWASVTEELGAQYPWVQIFENKGAMMGCSNPHPHCQVWASSFLPDIAQREERSQQAYKSQHGEPLLMEYSRQELLRKERLVLTSEHWLVLVPFWATWPYQTLLLPRRHVRRLPELTPAERDDLASIMKKLLTKYDNLFETSFPYSMGWHGAPTGSEAGANWDHWQLHAHYYPPLLRSATVRKFMVGYEMLAQAQRDLTPEQAAERLRALPEVHYRLGQKDRETATIA, from the exons ATGTCGCGCAGTGGAACCGATCCTCAGCAACGCCAGCAGGCGTCAGAGGCGGACGCCGCAGCAGCAACCTTCCGGGCAAACG ACCATCAGCATATCCGCTACAACCCGCTGCAGGATGAGTGGGTGCTGGTGTCAGCTCACCGCATGAAGCGGCCCTGGCAGGGTCAAGTGGAGCCCCAGCTTCTGAAGACAGTGCCCCGCCATGACCCCCTCAACCCTCTGTGTCCTGGGGCCATCCGAGCCAACGGAGAG GTGAATCCCCAGTACGATAGCACCTTCCTGTTTGACAACGACTTCCCAGCTCTGCAGCCTGATGCCCCCAGTCCAG AGTTGGAGACTCAGCATTGGGGTTCGGCCCTGCCCGTAGCACAGCCAAGCCCTACCTCTCGGTTATCTTTTCTCCCGTCACCACCCAGTAAGGTCATGTGCTTCCACCCCTGGTCGGATGTAACGCTGCCACTCATGTCGGTCCCTGAGATCCGGGCTGTTGTTGATGCATGGGCCTCAGTCACAGAGGAGCTGGGTGCCCAGTACCCTTGGGTGCAG ATCTTTGAAAACAAAGGTGCCATGATGGGCTGTTctaacccccacccccactgccag GTATGGGCCAGCAGTTTCCTGCCAGATATTGCCCAGCGTGAGGAGCGATCTCAGCAGGCCTATAAGAGTCAGCATGGAGAGCCCCTGCTAATGGAGTACAGCCGCCAGGAGCTACTCAGGAAG GAACGTCTGGTCCTAACCAGTGAGCACTGGTTAGTACTGGTCCCCTTCTGGGCAACATGGCCCTACCAGACACTGCTGCTGCCCCGTCGGCATGTGCGGCGGCTACCTGAGCTGACCCCTGCTGAGCGTGATg ATCTAGCCTCCATCATGAAGAAGCTCTTGACCAAGTATGACAACCTGTTTGAGACGTCCTTTCCCTACTCCATGGGCTGGCATG GGGCTCCCACAGGATCAGAGGCTGGGGCCAACTGGGACCACTGGCAGCTGCACGCTCATTACTACCCTCCGCTCCTGCGCTCTGCCACTGTCCGGAAATTCATGGTTGGCTACGAAATGCTTGCTCAGGCTCAGAGGGACCTCACCCCTGAGCAG gctgcagagagactAAGGGCACTTCCTGAGGTTCATTACCGCCTGGGGCAGAAGGACAGGGAGACAGCAACCATCGCCTGA
- the GALT gene encoding galactose-1-phosphate uridylyltransferase isoform X2 codes for MSRSGTDPQQRQQASEADAAAATFRANDHQHIRYNPLQDEWVLVSAHRMKRPWQGQVEPQLLKTVPRHDPLNPLCPGAIRANGEVNPQYDSTFLFDNDFPALQPDAPSPGPSDHPLFQAKSARGVCKVMCFHPWSDVTLPLMSVPEIRAVVDAWASVTEELGAQYPWVQIFENKGAMMGCSNPHPHCQVWASSFLPDIAQREERSQQAYKSQHGEPLLMEYSRQELLRKERLVLTSEHWLVLVPFWATWPYQTLLLPRRHVRRLPELTPAERDDLASIMKKLLTKYDNLFETSFPYSMGWHGAPTGSEAGANWDHWQLHAHYYPPLLRSATVRKFMVGYEMLAQAQRDLTPEQAAERLRALPEVHYRLGQKDRETATIA; via the exons ATGTCGCGCAGTGGAACCGATCCTCAGCAACGCCAGCAGGCGTCAGAGGCGGACGCCGCAGCAGCAACCTTCCGGGCAAACG ACCATCAGCATATCCGCTACAACCCGCTGCAGGATGAGTGGGTGCTGGTGTCAGCTCACCGCATGAAGCGGCCCTGGCAGGGTCAAGTGGAGCCCCAGCTTCTGAAGACAGTGCCCCGCCATGACCCCCTCAACCCTCTGTGTCCTGGGGCCATCCGAGCCAACGGAGAG GTGAATCCCCAGTACGATAGCACCTTCCTGTTTGACAACGACTTCCCAGCTCTGCAGCCTGATGCCCCCAGTCCAG GACCCAGTGATCATCCCCTTTTCCAAGCAAAGTCTGCTCGAGGAGTCTG TAAGGTCATGTGCTTCCACCCCTGGTCGGATGTAACGCTGCCACTCATGTCGGTCCCTGAGATCCGGGCTGTTGTTGATGCATGGGCCTCAGTCACAGAGGAGCTGGGTGCCCAGTACCCTTGGGTGCAG ATCTTTGAAAACAAAGGTGCCATGATGGGCTGTTctaacccccacccccactgccag GTATGGGCCAGCAGTTTCCTGCCAGATATTGCCCAGCGTGAGGAGCGATCTCAGCAGGCCTATAAGAGTCAGCATGGAGAGCCCCTGCTAATGGAGTACAGCCGCCAGGAGCTACTCAGGAAG GAACGTCTGGTCCTAACCAGTGAGCACTGGTTAGTACTGGTCCCCTTCTGGGCAACATGGCCCTACCAGACACTGCTGCTGCCCCGTCGGCATGTGCGGCGGCTACCTGAGCTGACCCCTGCTGAGCGTGATg ATCTAGCCTCCATCATGAAGAAGCTCTTGACCAAGTATGACAACCTGTTTGAGACGTCCTTTCCCTACTCCATGGGCTGGCATG GGGCTCCCACAGGATCAGAGGCTGGGGCCAACTGGGACCACTGGCAGCTGCACGCTCATTACTACCCTCCGCTCCTGCGCTCTGCCACTGTCCGGAAATTCATGGTTGGCTACGAAATGCTTGCTCAGGCTCAGAGGGACCTCACCCCTGAGCAG gctgcagagagactAAGGGCACTTCCTGAGGTTCATTACCGCCTGGGGCAGAAGGACAGGGAGACAGCAACCATCGCCTGA
- the GALT gene encoding galactose-1-phosphate uridylyltransferase isoform X5: MSRSGTDPQQRQQASEADAAAATFRANDHQHIRYNPLQDEWVLVSAHRMKRPWQGQVEPQLLKTVPRHDPLNPLCPGAIRANGEVNPQYDSTFLFDNDFPALQPDAPSPELETQHWGSALPVAQPSPTSRLSFLPSPPSKVMCFHPWSDVTLPLMSVPEIRAVVDAWASVTEELGAQYPWVQIFENKGAMMGCSNPHPHCQERLVLTSEHWLVLVPFWATWPYQTLLLPRRHVRRLPELTPAERDDLASIMKKLLTKYDNLFETSFPYSMGWHGAPTGSEAGANWDHWQLHAHYYPPLLRSATVRKFMVGYEMLAQAQRDLTPEQAAERLRALPEVHYRLGQKDRETATIA; encoded by the exons ATGTCGCGCAGTGGAACCGATCCTCAGCAACGCCAGCAGGCGTCAGAGGCGGACGCCGCAGCAGCAACCTTCCGGGCAAACG ACCATCAGCATATCCGCTACAACCCGCTGCAGGATGAGTGGGTGCTGGTGTCAGCTCACCGCATGAAGCGGCCCTGGCAGGGTCAAGTGGAGCCCCAGCTTCTGAAGACAGTGCCCCGCCATGACCCCCTCAACCCTCTGTGTCCTGGGGCCATCCGAGCCAACGGAGAG GTGAATCCCCAGTACGATAGCACCTTCCTGTTTGACAACGACTTCCCAGCTCTGCAGCCTGATGCCCCCAGTCCAG AGTTGGAGACTCAGCATTGGGGTTCGGCCCTGCCCGTAGCACAGCCAAGCCCTACCTCTCGGTTATCTTTTCTCCCGTCACCACCCAGTAAGGTCATGTGCTTCCACCCCTGGTCGGATGTAACGCTGCCACTCATGTCGGTCCCTGAGATCCGGGCTGTTGTTGATGCATGGGCCTCAGTCACAGAGGAGCTGGGTGCCCAGTACCCTTGGGTGCAG ATCTTTGAAAACAAAGGTGCCATGATGGGCTGTTctaacccccacccccactgccag GAACGTCTGGTCCTAACCAGTGAGCACTGGTTAGTACTGGTCCCCTTCTGGGCAACATGGCCCTACCAGACACTGCTGCTGCCCCGTCGGCATGTGCGGCGGCTACCTGAGCTGACCCCTGCTGAGCGTGATg ATCTAGCCTCCATCATGAAGAAGCTCTTGACCAAGTATGACAACCTGTTTGAGACGTCCTTTCCCTACTCCATGGGCTGGCATG GGGCTCCCACAGGATCAGAGGCTGGGGCCAACTGGGACCACTGGCAGCTGCACGCTCATTACTACCCTCCGCTCCTGCGCTCTGCCACTGTCCGGAAATTCATGGTTGGCTACGAAATGCTTGCTCAGGCTCAGAGGGACCTCACCCCTGAGCAG gctgcagagagactAAGGGCACTTCCTGAGGTTCATTACCGCCTGGGGCAGAAGGACAGGGAGACAGCAACCATCGCCTGA
- the SIGMAR1 gene encoding sigma non-opioid intracellular receptor 1 isoform X1 produces MQWAVGRRWAWAALLLAVAAVLTQVVWLWLGTQSFVFQREEIAQLARQYAGLDHELAFSRLIVELRRLHPGHVLPDEELQWVFVNAGGWMGAMCLLHASLSEYVLLFGTALGSRGHSGRYWAEISDTIISGTFHQWREGTTKSEVFYPGETVVHGPGEATAVEWGPNTWMVEYGRGVIPSTLAFALADTVFSTQDFLTLFYTLRSYARGLRLELTTYLFGQYP; encoded by the exons ATGCAGTGGGCCGTGGGCCGGCGGTGGGCGTGGGCCGCGCTGCTCCTGGCTGTCGCAGCGGTGCTGACCCAGGTCGTCTGGCTCTGGCTGGGTACGCAGAGCTTCGTCTTCCAGCGCGAAGAGATAGCGCAGTTGGCGCGGCAGTACGCTG GGCTGGACCACGAGCTGGCCTTCTCTCGGCTGATCGTGGAGCTGCGGCGGCTGCACCCAGGCCACGTGCTGCCGGACGAGGAGCTGCAGTGGGTGTTCGTGAATGCGGGTGGCTGGATGGGCGCCATGTGCCTTCTGCACGCCTCGCTGTCCGAGTATGTGCTGCTCTTCGGCACCGCCTTGGGCTCCCGCGGCCACTCGG GGCGCTACTGGGCTGAGATCTCGGATACCATCATCTCTGGCACCTTCCACCAGTGGAGAGAGGGCACCACCAAAAGTGAGGTCTTCTACCCAG GGGAGACGGTAGTACACGGGCCTGGTGAGGCAACAGCTGTGGAGTGGGGGCCAAACACATGGATGGTGGAGTACGGCCGGGGCGTCATCCCATCCACCCTGGCCTTCGCGCTGGCCGACACTGTCTTCAGCACCCAGGACTTCCTCACCCTCTTCTATACTCTTCGCTCCTATGCTCGGGGCCTCCGGCTTGAGCTCACCACCTACCTCTTCGGCCAGTACCCTTGA
- the SIGMAR1 gene encoding sigma non-opioid intracellular receptor 1 isoform X2, protein MRVAGWAPCAFCTPRCPRRYWAEISDTIISGTFHQWREGTTKSEVFYPGETVVHGPGEATAVEWGPNTWMVEYGRGVIPSTLAFALADTVFSTQDFLTLFYTLRSYARGLRLELTTYLFGQYP, encoded by the exons ATGCGGGTGGCTGGATGGGCGCCATGTGCCTTCTGCACGCCTCGCTGTCCGA GGCGCTACTGGGCTGAGATCTCGGATACCATCATCTCTGGCACCTTCCACCAGTGGAGAGAGGGCACCACCAAAAGTGAGGTCTTCTACCCAG GGGAGACGGTAGTACACGGGCCTGGTGAGGCAACAGCTGTGGAGTGGGGGCCAAACACATGGATGGTGGAGTACGGCCGGGGCGTCATCCCATCCACCCTGGCCTTCGCGCTGGCCGACACTGTCTTCAGCACCCAGGACTTCCTCACCCTCTTCTATACTCTTCGCTCCTATGCTCGGGGCCTCCGGCTTGAGCTCACCACCTACCTCTTCGGCCAGTACCCTTGA